In Terriglobia bacterium, the genomic stretch CTGCATCTTTCTTCATCGCGTCCTGGGCATGGGCGGGAAATGCGAATGCCAGCAGGACGATAGCGAGAAACGGTATTCTTTTCTTTTCTTTCTCCACGATTGAGTTTCGCGAATCAAAGCTTCAGCTTCTTATTTCGCCTGCGTCAGCCCCGCAACAACCGCAGCAAGTTTATCGAGTATCTGGTTCCAGCCCTCGAATTGACCGCTATTTTTCGCGCTCTCCATGGGTTCATTTCCAATGAAGGTGAGTTTCGTCTGGCCGTTTCCTAGATCCTCAAAGATGGTCACGTCGTACGCACCCTCTATGGCCTCATGTTCTATTCCTAGCTGCGCAGGATCAATCTTGT encodes the following:
- a CDS encoding SRPBCC domain-containing protein — encoded protein: APDGQEFWNAVEYHEIVPHEKIVSLMYFSDSKGNKIDPAQLGIEHEAIEGAYDVTIFEDLGNGQTKLTFIGNEPMESAKNSGQFEGWNQILDKLAAVVAGLTQAK